A genomic window from Denticeps clupeoides chromosome 11, fDenClu1.1, whole genome shotgun sequence includes:
- the tpm3 gene encoding tropomyosin alpha-3 chain isoform X3 has translation MEAIKKKMLMLKLDKENALDQAEQAEIDKKAAEEKSKQHEDELIQMQKKLKSTEDELDKYSEALKDAQEKLEIAEKKAADAEAEVASLNRRIQLVEEELDRAQERLATALQKLEEAEKAADESERGMKVIENRALKDEEKMELQEIQLKEAKHIAEEADRKYEEVARKLVIVEGELERTEERAELAEAKCAELEEELKNVTNNLKSLEAQAEKYSQKEDKYEEEIKILTDKLKEAETRAEFAERSVAKLEKTIDDLEEKLAVTKEENLKVQATLDQTLQDLNSF, from the exons ATGGAGGCCATTAAGAAGAAGATGCTGATGCTGAAGCTGGATAAGGAAAACGCTCTTGAccaggctgaacaggctgagaTCGACAAGAAAGCAGCAGAGGAGAAGAGCAAGCAG CATGAGGATGAGTTGATCCAGATGCAGAAGAAGCTGAAGTCCACAGAGGACGAGCTTGATAAATACTCAGAGGCTCTAAAAGATGCACAGGAGAAACTGGAAATTGCTGAGAAGAAagctgctgat GCTGAGGCTGAGGTGGCCTCTCTGAACCGTCGTATTCAGCTGGTTGAGGAAGAGCTGGATCGAGCTCAGGAGCGTCTGGCCACTGCCTTGCAGAAGTTGGAGGAGGCAGAGAAGGCTGCTGATGAGAGTGAGAG GGGCATGAAGGTGATTGAGAACAGGGCCCTGAAGGATGAGGAGAAGATGGAGTTGCAGGAGATCCAGCTGAAGGAAGCCAAGCACATTGCTGAGGAGGCTGATCGCAAATATGAGGAG gTGGCTCGTAAGCTGGTGATTGTTGAAGGAGAGCTGGAGCGCACTGAGGAGAGAGCAGAGCTGGCCGAGGC taaatgtgctGAGCTGGAGGAAGAGCTGAAAAACGTCACCAATAACCTTAAGAGCCTGGAGGCCCAGGCTGAGAAG tactCTCAGAAAGAAGACAAGTATGAAGAGGAGATCAAGATCCTGACTGACAAGCTGAAGGAG gCTGAGACTAGAGCTGAGTTTGCTGAGCGTTCCGTTGCTAAGCTGGAGAAGACCATTGATGACCTCGAAG AAAAACTGGCTGTTACTAAAGAGGAGAATCTTAAAGTACAAGCCACACTGGACCAAACCCTGCAGGATCTCAACAGTTTCTAA
- the tpm3 gene encoding tropomyosin alpha-3 chain isoform X9, which produces MAGVNSLDAVKRKIKVLQQQADEAGEKAEILQRQVEEEKSAREQAEAEVASLNRRIQLVEEELDRAQERLATALQKLEEAEKAADESERGMKVIENRALKDEEKMELQEIQLKEAKHIAEEADRKYEEVARKLVIVEGELERTEERAELAEANAKALEEELRGLDQTLKSLQASEDKYSQKEDKYEEEIKILTDKLKEAETRAEFAERSVAKLEKTIDDLEEKLAVTKEENLKVQATLDQTLQDLNSF; this is translated from the exons ATGGCCGGAGTTAACAGTCTTGATGCGGTAAAACGAAAAATCAAGGTCCTGCAGCAGCAGGCGGACGAGGCGGGCGAGAAAGCCGAGATTCTGCAGCGGCAGGTCGAGGAGGAGAAAAGTGCCCGGGAGCAG GCTGAGGCTGAGGTGGCCTCTCTGAACCGTCGTATTCAGCTGGTTGAGGAAGAGCTGGATCGAGCTCAGGAGCGTCTGGCCACTGCCTTGCAGAAGTTGGAGGAGGCAGAGAAGGCTGCTGATGAGAGTGAGAG GGGCATGAAGGTGATTGAGAACAGGGCCCTGAAGGATGAGGAGAAGATGGAGTTGCAGGAGATCCAGCTGAAGGAAGCCAAGCACATTGCTGAGGAGGCTGATCGCAAATATGAGGAG gTGGCTCGTAAGCTGGTGATTGTTGAAGGAGAGCTGGAGCGCACTGAGGAGAGAGCAGAGCTGGCCGAGGC CAATGCCAAGGCCTTGGAAGAGGAACTGAGAGGGTTAGACCAAACACTGAAGTCTCTGCAAGCCAGCGAGGACAAG tactCTCAGAAAGAAGACAAGTATGAAGAGGAGATCAAGATCCTGACTGACAAGCTGAAGGAG gCTGAGACTAGAGCTGAGTTTGCTGAGCGTTCCGTTGCTAAGCTGGAGAAGACCATTGATGACCTCGAAG AAAAACTGGCTGTTACTAAAGAGGAGAATCTTAAAGTACAAGCCACACTGGACCAAACCCTGCAGGATCTCAACAGTTTCTAA
- the tpm3 gene encoding tropomyosin alpha-4 chain isoform X8: MAGVNSLDAVKRKIKVLQQQADEAGEKAEILQRQVEEEKSAREQAEAEVASLNRRIQLVEEELDRAQERLATALQKLEEAEKAADESERGMKVIENRALKDEEKMELQEIQLKEAKHIAEEADRKYEEVARKLVIVEGELERTEERAELAEAKCAELEEELKNVTNNLKSLEAQAEKYSQKEDKYEEEIKILTDKLKEAETRAEFAERSVAKLEKTIDDLEEKLAVTKEENLKVQATLDQTLQDLNSF; encoded by the exons ATGGCCGGAGTTAACAGTCTTGATGCGGTAAAACGAAAAATCAAGGTCCTGCAGCAGCAGGCGGACGAGGCGGGCGAGAAAGCCGAGATTCTGCAGCGGCAGGTCGAGGAGGAGAAAAGTGCCCGGGAGCAG GCTGAGGCTGAGGTGGCCTCTCTGAACCGTCGTATTCAGCTGGTTGAGGAAGAGCTGGATCGAGCTCAGGAGCGTCTGGCCACTGCCTTGCAGAAGTTGGAGGAGGCAGAGAAGGCTGCTGATGAGAGTGAGAG GGGCATGAAGGTGATTGAGAACAGGGCCCTGAAGGATGAGGAGAAGATGGAGTTGCAGGAGATCCAGCTGAAGGAAGCCAAGCACATTGCTGAGGAGGCTGATCGCAAATATGAGGAG gTGGCTCGTAAGCTGGTGATTGTTGAAGGAGAGCTGGAGCGCACTGAGGAGAGAGCAGAGCTGGCCGAGGC taaatgtgctGAGCTGGAGGAAGAGCTGAAAAACGTCACCAATAACCTTAAGAGCCTGGAGGCCCAGGCTGAGAAG tactCTCAGAAAGAAGACAAGTATGAAGAGGAGATCAAGATCCTGACTGACAAGCTGAAGGAG gCTGAGACTAGAGCTGAGTTTGCTGAGCGTTCCGTTGCTAAGCTGGAGAAGACCATTGATGACCTCGAAG AAAAACTGGCTGTTACTAAAGAGGAGAATCTTAAAGTACAAGCCACACTGGACCAAACCCTGCAGGATCTCAACAGTTTCTAA
- the tpm3 gene encoding tropomyosin alpha-3 chain isoform X5, whose product MEAIKKKMLMLKLDKENALDQAEQAEIDKKAAEEKSKQHEDELIQMQKKLKSTEDELDKYSEALKDAQEKLEIAEKKAADAEAEVASLNRRIQLVEEELDRAQERLATALQKLEEAEKAADESERGMKVIENRALKDEEKMELQEIQLKEAKHIAEEADRKYEEVARKLVIVEGELERTEERAELAEANAKALEEELRGLDQTLKSLQASEDKYSQKEDKYEEEIKILTDKLKEAETRAEFAERSVAKLEKTIDDLEEKLAVTKEENLKVQATLDQTLQDLNSF is encoded by the exons ATGGAGGCCATTAAGAAGAAGATGCTGATGCTGAAGCTGGATAAGGAAAACGCTCTTGAccaggctgaacaggctgagaTCGACAAGAAAGCAGCAGAGGAGAAGAGCAAGCAG CATGAGGATGAGTTGATCCAGATGCAGAAGAAGCTGAAGTCCACAGAGGACGAGCTTGATAAATACTCAGAGGCTCTAAAAGATGCACAGGAGAAACTGGAAATTGCTGAGAAGAAagctgctgat GCTGAGGCTGAGGTGGCCTCTCTGAACCGTCGTATTCAGCTGGTTGAGGAAGAGCTGGATCGAGCTCAGGAGCGTCTGGCCACTGCCTTGCAGAAGTTGGAGGAGGCAGAGAAGGCTGCTGATGAGAGTGAGAG GGGCATGAAGGTGATTGAGAACAGGGCCCTGAAGGATGAGGAGAAGATGGAGTTGCAGGAGATCCAGCTGAAGGAAGCCAAGCACATTGCTGAGGAGGCTGATCGCAAATATGAGGAG gTGGCTCGTAAGCTGGTGATTGTTGAAGGAGAGCTGGAGCGCACTGAGGAGAGAGCAGAGCTGGCCGAGGC CAATGCCAAGGCCTTGGAAGAGGAACTGAGAGGGTTAGACCAAACACTGAAGTCTCTGCAAGCCAGCGAGGACAAG tactCTCAGAAAGAAGACAAGTATGAAGAGGAGATCAAGATCCTGACTGACAAGCTGAAGGAG gCTGAGACTAGAGCTGAGTTTGCTGAGCGTTCCGTTGCTAAGCTGGAGAAGACCATTGATGACCTCGAAG AAAAACTGGCTGTTACTAAAGAGGAGAATCTTAAAGTACAAGCCACACTGGACCAAACCCTGCAGGATCTCAACAGTTTCTAA
- the tpm3 gene encoding tropomyosin alpha-3 chain isoform X1 has product MEAIKKKMLMLKLDKENALDQAEQAEIDKKAAEEKSKQHEDELIQMQKKLKSTEDELDKYSEALKDAQEKLEIAEKKAADAEAEVASLNRRIQLVEEELDRAQERLATALQKLEEAEKAADESERGMKVIENRALKDEEKMELQEIQLKEAKHIAEEADRKYEEVARKLVIVEGELERTEERAELAEAKCAELEEELKNVTNNLKSLEAQAEKYSQKEDKYEEEIKILTDKLKEAETRAEFAERSVAKLEKTIDDLEDELYAQKLKYKAISEELDHALNDMTSI; this is encoded by the exons ATGGAGGCCATTAAGAAGAAGATGCTGATGCTGAAGCTGGATAAGGAAAACGCTCTTGAccaggctgaacaggctgagaTCGACAAGAAAGCAGCAGAGGAGAAGAGCAAGCAG CATGAGGATGAGTTGATCCAGATGCAGAAGAAGCTGAAGTCCACAGAGGACGAGCTTGATAAATACTCAGAGGCTCTAAAAGATGCACAGGAGAAACTGGAAATTGCTGAGAAGAAagctgctgat GCTGAGGCTGAGGTGGCCTCTCTGAACCGTCGTATTCAGCTGGTTGAGGAAGAGCTGGATCGAGCTCAGGAGCGTCTGGCCACTGCCTTGCAGAAGTTGGAGGAGGCAGAGAAGGCTGCTGATGAGAGTGAGAG GGGCATGAAGGTGATTGAGAACAGGGCCCTGAAGGATGAGGAGAAGATGGAGTTGCAGGAGATCCAGCTGAAGGAAGCCAAGCACATTGCTGAGGAGGCTGATCGCAAATATGAGGAG gTGGCTCGTAAGCTGGTGATTGTTGAAGGAGAGCTGGAGCGCACTGAGGAGAGAGCAGAGCTGGCCGAGGC taaatgtgctGAGCTGGAGGAAGAGCTGAAAAACGTCACCAATAACCTTAAGAGCCTGGAGGCCCAGGCTGAGAAG tactCTCAGAAAGAAGACAAGTATGAAGAGGAGATCAAGATCCTGACTGACAAGCTGAAGGAG gCTGAGACTAGAGCTGAGTTTGCTGAGCGTTCCGTTGCTAAGCTGGAGAAGACCATTGATGACCTCGAAG ATGAGCTGTATGCTCAGAAACTTAAATACAAAGCCATTAGTGAGGAACTGGACCACGCCCTCAACGACATGACATCCAT ATAA
- the tpm3 gene encoding tropomyosin alpha-3 chain isoform X7 — translation MAGVNSLDAVKRKIKVLQQQADEAGEKAEILQRQVEEEKSAREQAEAEVASLNRRIQLVEEELDRAQERLATALQKLEEAEKAADESERGMKVIENRALKDEEKMELQEIQLKEAKHIAEEADRKYEEVARKLVIVEGELERTEERAELAEANAKALEEELRGLDQTLKSLQASEDKYSQKEDKYEEEIKILTDKLKEAETRAEFAERSVAKLEKTIDDLEDELYAQKLKYKAISEELDHALNDMTSI, via the exons ATGGCCGGAGTTAACAGTCTTGATGCGGTAAAACGAAAAATCAAGGTCCTGCAGCAGCAGGCGGACGAGGCGGGCGAGAAAGCCGAGATTCTGCAGCGGCAGGTCGAGGAGGAGAAAAGTGCCCGGGAGCAG GCTGAGGCTGAGGTGGCCTCTCTGAACCGTCGTATTCAGCTGGTTGAGGAAGAGCTGGATCGAGCTCAGGAGCGTCTGGCCACTGCCTTGCAGAAGTTGGAGGAGGCAGAGAAGGCTGCTGATGAGAGTGAGAG GGGCATGAAGGTGATTGAGAACAGGGCCCTGAAGGATGAGGAGAAGATGGAGTTGCAGGAGATCCAGCTGAAGGAAGCCAAGCACATTGCTGAGGAGGCTGATCGCAAATATGAGGAG gTGGCTCGTAAGCTGGTGATTGTTGAAGGAGAGCTGGAGCGCACTGAGGAGAGAGCAGAGCTGGCCGAGGC CAATGCCAAGGCCTTGGAAGAGGAACTGAGAGGGTTAGACCAAACACTGAAGTCTCTGCAAGCCAGCGAGGACAAG tactCTCAGAAAGAAGACAAGTATGAAGAGGAGATCAAGATCCTGACTGACAAGCTGAAGGAG gCTGAGACTAGAGCTGAGTTTGCTGAGCGTTCCGTTGCTAAGCTGGAGAAGACCATTGATGACCTCGAAG ATGAGCTGTATGCTCAGAAACTTAAATACAAAGCCATTAGTGAGGAACTGGACCACGCCCTCAACGACATGACATCCAT ATAA
- the tpm3 gene encoding tropomyosin alpha-3 chain isoform X6: protein MAGVNSLDAVKRKIKVLQQQADEAGEKAEILQRQVEEEKSAREQAEAEVASLNRRIQLVEEELDRAQERLATALQKLEEAEKAADESERGMKVIENRALKDEEKMELQEIQLKEAKHIAEEADRKYEEVARKLVIVEGELERTEERAELAEAKCAELEEELKNVTNNLKSLEAQAEKYSQKEDKYEEEIKILTDKLKEAETRAEFAERSVAKLEKTIDDLEDELYAQKLKYKAISEELDHALNDMTSI, encoded by the exons ATGGCCGGAGTTAACAGTCTTGATGCGGTAAAACGAAAAATCAAGGTCCTGCAGCAGCAGGCGGACGAGGCGGGCGAGAAAGCCGAGATTCTGCAGCGGCAGGTCGAGGAGGAGAAAAGTGCCCGGGAGCAG GCTGAGGCTGAGGTGGCCTCTCTGAACCGTCGTATTCAGCTGGTTGAGGAAGAGCTGGATCGAGCTCAGGAGCGTCTGGCCACTGCCTTGCAGAAGTTGGAGGAGGCAGAGAAGGCTGCTGATGAGAGTGAGAG GGGCATGAAGGTGATTGAGAACAGGGCCCTGAAGGATGAGGAGAAGATGGAGTTGCAGGAGATCCAGCTGAAGGAAGCCAAGCACATTGCTGAGGAGGCTGATCGCAAATATGAGGAG gTGGCTCGTAAGCTGGTGATTGTTGAAGGAGAGCTGGAGCGCACTGAGGAGAGAGCAGAGCTGGCCGAGGC taaatgtgctGAGCTGGAGGAAGAGCTGAAAAACGTCACCAATAACCTTAAGAGCCTGGAGGCCCAGGCTGAGAAG tactCTCAGAAAGAAGACAAGTATGAAGAGGAGATCAAGATCCTGACTGACAAGCTGAAGGAG gCTGAGACTAGAGCTGAGTTTGCTGAGCGTTCCGTTGCTAAGCTGGAGAAGACCATTGATGACCTCGAAG ATGAGCTGTATGCTCAGAAACTTAAATACAAAGCCATTAGTGAGGAACTGGACCACGCCCTCAACGACATGACATCCAT ATAA
- the tpm3 gene encoding tropomyosin alpha-3 chain isoform X2, with product MEAIKKKMLMLKLDKENALDQAEQAEIDKKAAEEKSKQHEDELIQMQKKLKSTEDELDKYSEALKDAQEKLEIAEKKAADAEAEVASLNRRIQLVEEELDRAQERLATALQKLEEAEKAADESERGMKVIENRALKDEEKMELQEIQLKEAKHIAEEADRKYEEVARKLVIVEGELERTEERAELAEANAKALEEELRGLDQTLKSLQASEDKYSQKEDKYEEEIKILTDKLKEAETRAEFAERSVAKLEKTIDDLEDELYAQKLKYKAISEELDHALNDMTSI from the exons ATGGAGGCCATTAAGAAGAAGATGCTGATGCTGAAGCTGGATAAGGAAAACGCTCTTGAccaggctgaacaggctgagaTCGACAAGAAAGCAGCAGAGGAGAAGAGCAAGCAG CATGAGGATGAGTTGATCCAGATGCAGAAGAAGCTGAAGTCCACAGAGGACGAGCTTGATAAATACTCAGAGGCTCTAAAAGATGCACAGGAGAAACTGGAAATTGCTGAGAAGAAagctgctgat GCTGAGGCTGAGGTGGCCTCTCTGAACCGTCGTATTCAGCTGGTTGAGGAAGAGCTGGATCGAGCTCAGGAGCGTCTGGCCACTGCCTTGCAGAAGTTGGAGGAGGCAGAGAAGGCTGCTGATGAGAGTGAGAG GGGCATGAAGGTGATTGAGAACAGGGCCCTGAAGGATGAGGAGAAGATGGAGTTGCAGGAGATCCAGCTGAAGGAAGCCAAGCACATTGCTGAGGAGGCTGATCGCAAATATGAGGAG gTGGCTCGTAAGCTGGTGATTGTTGAAGGAGAGCTGGAGCGCACTGAGGAGAGAGCAGAGCTGGCCGAGGC CAATGCCAAGGCCTTGGAAGAGGAACTGAGAGGGTTAGACCAAACACTGAAGTCTCTGCAAGCCAGCGAGGACAAG tactCTCAGAAAGAAGACAAGTATGAAGAGGAGATCAAGATCCTGACTGACAAGCTGAAGGAG gCTGAGACTAGAGCTGAGTTTGCTGAGCGTTCCGTTGCTAAGCTGGAGAAGACCATTGATGACCTCGAAG ATGAGCTGTATGCTCAGAAACTTAAATACAAAGCCATTAGTGAGGAACTGGACCACGCCCTCAACGACATGACATCCAT ATAA
- the tpm3 gene encoding tropomyosin alpha-3 chain isoform X4: protein MEAIKKKMLMLKLDKENALDQAEQAEIDKKAAEEKSKQHEDELIQMQKKLKSTEDELDKYSEALKDAQEKLEIAEKKAADAEAEVASLNRRIQLVEEELDRAQERLATALQKLEEAEKAADESERGMKVIENRALKDEEKMELQEIQLKEAKHIAEEADRKYEEVARKLVIVEGELERTEERAELAEANAKALEEELRGLDQTLKSLQASEDKYSQKEDKYEEEIKILTDKLKEAETRAEFAERSVAKLEKTIDDLEDELYAQKLKYKAISEELDHALNDMTSM from the exons ATGGAGGCCATTAAGAAGAAGATGCTGATGCTGAAGCTGGATAAGGAAAACGCTCTTGAccaggctgaacaggctgagaTCGACAAGAAAGCAGCAGAGGAGAAGAGCAAGCAG CATGAGGATGAGTTGATCCAGATGCAGAAGAAGCTGAAGTCCACAGAGGACGAGCTTGATAAATACTCAGAGGCTCTAAAAGATGCACAGGAGAAACTGGAAATTGCTGAGAAGAAagctgctgat GCTGAGGCTGAGGTGGCCTCTCTGAACCGTCGTATTCAGCTGGTTGAGGAAGAGCTGGATCGAGCTCAGGAGCGTCTGGCCACTGCCTTGCAGAAGTTGGAGGAGGCAGAGAAGGCTGCTGATGAGAGTGAGAG GGGCATGAAGGTGATTGAGAACAGGGCCCTGAAGGATGAGGAGAAGATGGAGTTGCAGGAGATCCAGCTGAAGGAAGCCAAGCACATTGCTGAGGAGGCTGATCGCAAATATGAGGAG gTGGCTCGTAAGCTGGTGATTGTTGAAGGAGAGCTGGAGCGCACTGAGGAGAGAGCAGAGCTGGCCGAGGC CAATGCCAAGGCCTTGGAAGAGGAACTGAGAGGGTTAGACCAAACACTGAAGTCTCTGCAAGCCAGCGAGGACAAG tactCTCAGAAAGAAGACAAGTATGAAGAGGAGATCAAGATCCTGACTGACAAGCTGAAGGAG gCTGAGACTAGAGCTGAGTTTGCTGAGCGTTCCGTTGCTAAGCTGGAGAAGACCATTGATGACCTCGAAG ATGAGCTGTATGCTCAGAAACTTAAATACAAAGCCATTAGTGAGGAACTGGACCACGCCCTCAACGACATGACATCCATGTAA